The sequence CAGCGGTTTTTCTGAAATAAAGTCGGCGACGTTTCCCAATGCTATGGCCGTGACGGCAAACCCCTATGCCAGCGACGCGGCGGTAAACATTATGAAGCAGGGGGGCTCGGCCGTGGACGCCGCCATCGCAGCACAGTTGGTGCTGGGTTTAGTTGAACCGCAGTCCTCCGGGATTGGTGGCGGCGCCTTTATGTTGCATTGGGACAAGGCTCGTGGCGAGCTACAGTCGTGGGATGGACGGGAAACAGCGCCTGCTGCTGCCACGGAAGCGTATTTTCTGACTCCTGACGGCAAGCCGATGAACTTCTTCGATGCCGTTATCGGGGGGAAGTCTGTTGGTGTACCCGGCGTTGTTGCAATGCTGGAGGCTGCACACAAGGCGCATGGGGCGCTGCCCTGGAACAAGCTTTTTGATCCGGCTATCCGGCTTGCAGAGCAAGGCTTTATTATCTCTGAGCGGTTGCACATCCTGCTGGAGCGTATGCCCAAGGTGGCCGTCAATCCACAGATCAGCGATTACTTCTTTGTAAAGACAGAGGACGGCTGGACGCCTAAACCTCAGGGCAGTCTTCTGAAAAATCGGGCATATGCGAAGACGCTGCGTCGCCTGGCGGAGTTTGGGGCGAGGGATTTCTATCGCGGTGAATTGGCGAAGGATATCGTCAATGCGGTTCAGCAAGATCCAAACCGCAAAGGCATGATGACAATGGAGGATATGGCTGCCTACAGCCCTGTTAAACGGGCTGCGGTGTGCGCAGGTTTCAGGGAGTATGACATTTGTGGCGCGCCGCCACCTTCGTCGGGCGGCACGACGGTATTGGCGATACTCGGTATGTTGGAGGCCTACGAAGAACAGAATGGAAGACGGGCGGACTGGCAACACGGGTTTATTGAGGCGTCCAAGCTGGCGTTCGCCGACAGAAATGCTTACGTTGGTGACCCGGCGTTTGTAAGTGTGCCGGTGGCGGGGATGGTTGACCGGCGCTATCTCAACAAGCGCGCGGCACAAATCACTAATTCGACCGTTATCTCCAATGCTAAACCCGGGCTGCCTCCCGAGGCCGAGCCGCGAATCTCGGCGGCGTCACCGGAGCTGCCGTCTACCAGCCACTTCAGTATTGTCGATCCTCAAGGCAATGTGGTCAGCATGACAACGAGTATCGAAACTGCGTTTGGCTCGCGAGTCATGGCGGGTGGATTCCTGTTGAACAATCAGCTTACGGACTTTTCCTTTGCGCCACGCGATAGCAGCGGCAAGCGTATAGCTAATCGCGTGGAAGCGGGCAAGCGGCCGCGTTCGTCTATGGCGCCCACGCTGGTGATGGAAAAAGGGCAGGCCAAGCTCGCCATCGGCAGCCCTGGCGGGGCCAGGATTATTGATTACGTCGCCGCCAGTCTTTACCGCATTCTTGCACTGAATGAGCCGGTGGCGCAGGCCATCGCAGAGGGGCACATCATTGCCATGGGACATGGGGTTGAAATGGAGCAGGGGCGGGCCGATACCGCCACCGTGATGAGAATGGAAGGCAGAGGCCACAACATTGTGCTGCGAGATCAGACCAGCGGCCTCCACGTTATCCAAATTACTGATCAGGGTTTGACTGGTGGCGCTGACCCCCGGCGCGAGGGTGTTGTGCGCGGCTTTTAGTCGGGCGGGGTCGTTGGTCCTGAGCCAGTGATCGTCACTTGGTCTCCGAGTCGGGGGTCAGTACCGCTGTCCCTGAGTTTGTCGATGGGCTGCGTCAGAGCTCTGTGGTCTTGGATCCGGGGATCAAGCAAGCCCGACATGGCAGCGAGGAAGTCCCCGCGATCAACGCTGGCAGCGGCCGCAAAACACCGTGCTTCTCTGGGCCTGCCTAATCTCACGTAACGTCGACTGACATTTTAAACACGGCTCGCCGGCACGACCATATACCTGCAACTCCTGTTTGAAGTAGCCCGGTTTGCCATCTCCGCCCACAAAATCTTTCAGAGTGGTTCCGCCTTCGGCAATGGCCTTCTGGAGCACCTGTTTTACACAGGTTACCAGTCTCTCGTAGCGCACTGGACTAATTTTTCCCGCCATGCGATCAGGTCGAATTCCCGCCATAAACAGCGCTTCATTCGCATAGATATTGCCGACACCAACGACGATCCTGCCGTCCATCAGCAGGCTCTTGACCGGCATACTGCGCCCTTTTGCTCGGGCGACCAAATAATCCGCGTTGAAGTCGGATGAGAGCGGCTCGGGACCAAGGTGGCTGAGTAGCGAATGAGATGTGGTGTCGCCTTCCAGAAAAAGAACTGCACCAAAACGGCGCGGATCGGTATAGCGAAGCACCTGGCCACTATCCAGGAGAAAGTCGACATGATCGTGCTTACCCACAGGAGTATTACATGGAACAAAATACAATCGGCCGGACATGCCCAAATGCACGAGCAAATGCCCTTCATCCAGCTCTGCTAGCACATACTTTGCCCGGCGAGTAATGGATTTGACCTGCTGCCCCTTGAGCAGCGTGGGAAGGTCCGCAGGGACAGGCCAGCGCAGACTTGGCTGGCGAACCGTAACCTGTGTAAAGCGCTTGCCTTCCAGGTGTGGGCGTATGCCACGGCAAACCGTTTCGACCTCGGGTAACTCTGGCACGTGAACCTCAGGTTTAAAAAGAGGAATTCTACACTGCTCAGCTTACTAGCGAGTAGGGGGATTGTGGTTGTGGAGTGGTGCCCCGGCTCGAAGGCCGGGGCGGGAAGGCAGAGGCTTACTTGCTACCGTCCGATTTATACTCGTAGTGGTAGTAGCCATAGCCGTAACCGTAGCCATAGCCGTAACCGGATGCCCGGCGCTCGATCGCGTTCAGCACGACACCTTTCACTGGAATACCGTTTTGCTCAAAGCGCTGTTTGGTCACTTCCAGTTCTTTAACCGGGTTCAGGCCGAAGCGAGCCACCAACATTGTCACGCCACACTGACGGCCCACAATCGCGGCATCGGTCACCGCCATAATGGGTGGTGTGTCGACGATAACCAGGTCGAATTGGTCTTTCACTTCTTCCAGCAATTCCGTCAGCCCTTTGCTCATCAGCAATTCCGACGGGTTTGGTGGAATGGTTCCTCGAGACATAAACGAAAGCTCGCCAACCCGAGTCGGTCGGATAGCATCCGCAACACTCACACGCTTGGCAAGCACATCGCTGACGCCGCCCTCGGGCTCTTCGCCGAACATTTTATGCAAGTAGCCTTTGCGAAGGTCCATGTCTATCAGGAGCACTTTCTGTCCGGCTTGGGCCACTACCGCAGCAAGATTCCCCGAGATAAACGACTTACCCACGTTGGGGCTGGGGCCTGAAATCATCATGATATTGTTGTCAGCTTCCAGCATGGCAAAGTGCAAGCTGGTGCGCAGATTGCGCAGGCTTTCGATCGCAATATCGGTGGGGTTTTTCTGAGCCAGCAAATCGTGGGGGTGCTGATTTTTTTGCTTTTTCCTGATAGATGCACGCCGGCGCCCTACACCATCCAATTTCCGCTGCTCATCTGAGAGTGGCACGCTAGTGTAAACTGGCAAGCCAATGGCTTCTATATCATCAGGGTTGGTTACTCCTCGGTTTAACGCCGCTCGGACTAAGACTAGTGCGACTGATAGAAATCCTCCGAGAAGCGTCGCGATAACGGCTATTAACGCTTTTTTAGGCTTAACAGGTTCCTCAACGTTTACGGCAGCCTCATCCACGATGCGAACATTGCCTACAGTGCCTGCTCGAAGGATGTCAAGCTCCTGAATACTGTTCAGCATCTGTGTATATATCTGTGTGCCAACCTCCAAGTCCCTCTTTAATCCCAGTAATTCTTGCTGTGTTTCCGGGAGATTCTTGGTCCGCTCATTCAATTCTTCTTTCCGCTTCGACAGCTCGGTCATTTGCTCTCGCCAAGCGAGATATGTCGGGTGATCGTTAGTGTACTTTCTATCTAGCTCCGCTTGTTTTAGCTGTAGTTCCGCTATTTTTGTTTCCAGGCCAACAACCTGCTCAAGAAGCGCATTGGCTTCTGATGTAATATTTACCGAACCAACTTTAACCTGATATTCATTGAATTTTCGTTCGGCATTTTCTAAATCTTTTTTTATGCCAGGCAGTTGTTCACGTAAAAACTCTAAGCTTTTCGAGGCTTCAGCAGACTGACGCTCAACATTTTGGCGGAGATAGTTTTGAGCAATAACATTTAGTACGTTTTCTGCATGACTCGGAGTGTCATCCTCCAATGAAAGGGCGATAATTCCGGAATCTTTGCCTCGCTCTGAAGCGTCGAGATCTCTCTGGAGTTTGATAATGGCGCTTAGTCTGCTCTTCCGGGCTATATTAAAGGTAGCTCCTGAGTGCGCTATAAGTTTGCTGACAAATAAGTTGTAGCCCTTGGAGGACGCCTGTTCACCCACTTTTCCGTACAAGATCAGCTCATTATTTGGGTTATATAATGAAAACCCTTTTTCCCCGTCGCTTACTAAAGTATGTGCTTTACCAAACTCGGAGCGGGGTGGGGTGAATTCGCTGACAGATATCCTTTCTCCGCCCCAAGAGTAGCTGTTTAGGCCAAATAGCGGGGGGGCGAGCTCACCTTCTGTGCCCTTAAACTTCCGTGCAATGGCTTTACCAAACACCGGGAGGTAGTTCGGCTCGACTGAAATATCGAGGTGCAGTTTATCTACGGCGCCCCCAAGAACTTTTCGGCTTTTTATCAGTTCTATTTCAGTTCCAGATGCCGACTCCCCTCCAAGCATCTCACCTATTTCACTTATACCAGGCAGGCTGGAGCTCTTTTTTTCCACTTGGACCATTGCATCGGCCCGGTAGATCGGTGTTGATAGCATGGCATAGCTAACACCCAGACAAGCAAACAAAAAAGTAATGCTTACAATCAGTACCTTTGCATCCCATAGCGAACCAAATAGTGCAAGTAAGTCGATTTCGCCTTCAATTTGCGTACTTTTTTGTTGAGAGGTGTTGATGTTTTGGTTGCTCATAATAACTTCCAAGGAATGCAAATTGGAGCACGAGTTCTGTGCTCCCTATAACTTTGTCTAAATAAAAAAGTTTAATTGTTGTTTTGTATGTCACCGATCCGATCTGTTGCAACAATACTTGGTAGCAGCTGGCTAAGGAAGCGGTTCCAGCGTGTAATCGGCGCCGGAGAGACATATACAATATCCCTAGGTGTCAGAGCGAACTTGTCGGCTAACATAAAGCCGACCGCTGAAGCAGCATTTAAATGGTAGATAGTGGCTGTATAAATAGGGTTGTTATTCTCGTCACGACTTATGCCGGTATTGCGTAAAACGTAGATTCCGCGCCCATCGGCCTTGGATTCATTAATTCCATTCGCGCTTGCCAGAGCTTCTGCCAAAGTGGTCCCCGTTCGAGACATTGGTAGACCTTGGGGGCGATTAACCTCGCCTAATACAAAAATTTTATCAGCATCATTGCGCGGGACATGGATTTGATCCCCATGTTGTAGAAGTATGTTTTCACTCCAGGCACCTTGCTCGTAAAGTGAGCGTAAGGATATGTTTCGGGTATGCCCATTTCTAGTTAGCCTTACGTCACCCCAGGCTGCATCTTCATCGAGCCCCCCGCGTTGATCTATCGCATCGACGAGGGTTAGAGGCACATTGGTTACAGGAGCAATGCCTGGCTGCTTTACGGCACCGCTTACATATACTCGTTGGCTTTTAAATGACGCAACTCGCACGTCTACTTGAGGTCGTTTTATCACTGAAGAAAGCCTTTCAGTAACTAAATCCTTTACCTCAGATGTAGTAAGACCTAAAACATATAATGTGCCGGCATATGGATAGAATACAGAGCCGTCAGCTTTAACTTCATTCCCGCTCTCTTCTGCGCCCCTGAATGAGCCAGAAGGGATGGTCAATTCTGGATGCTCCCAGACAGTAATGGTTAGAATATCGCCTAAACCTATTTTATAGTGATAACTGGATATGGCGGCTTCTAGCTCGGCATTGCTCAATGGTTGTTTCTGAGCTTGCTGATTGAGGTGCGCCAGTACCGTAGCATTTATCGGAATATACTGAATATCAGTCTCTGCTGGGGTGTACTCTTCGGGAGTGTCATCAAACCACACGGAGTTCATGCGGTTCATATTGCTGCCTGGCACGACAGTACAGCCTGCTGTGGCGGCCACCAGTACACAGGCTGCCAGCTTCCTTACATCCATAGTTCACCCATTAGTTTAGTTGTTGCAACGACGAGCTGTCCGCTAATCCCTGTACGCTTACCAGCGGTAACTGGCTTCGATGAAGGCAGTTTCTATGCCATGGTCGTAATTATAAAGTTGAAGTCCGTCATCAATATTTAAGTAGCCCACTTTGGCGCGAAGCGTGCCAAAGCGTTGCTCGTAACTCAATTCGAGGCTGTTTCCTTCTCCGGCACTCCGCCCGGCGGGGGCGCGGCCACTGCCATCAATGTTCAGTGCCACATCCGAATACCGCAGTGAAATCATGCCCTGATTCGGCACTATCCAATCAATGCCCAAGGTATCCAGCTCGCTGTCGTTGTCGATGCTGGCACCCAACGCGCGCCCTTTGTAGCGATAGCCGCTTTTATAAATAGCATGCTCGTATACGTAATTAGGACGCTCATCTCCAATCAGGGCGCCTGCGGTTGTTTGAGTACGCTCCAGAAACCAGTGGATGCGGTGCTTTTGGACAGCAAGCAGACCATTCAGGCCGACGACATGGGTCAGGCGAGACGGCTGTGCGCCACTCTCGTCTTCACCAATGTGCTGAATGTACACGCCCTGATTACCCCAGGGAGTGGCCCATAGCATTTTGACATCGAAGCCTGCCAACTGGTTACCCGGCTCGTTTTCCTGAGTGAGGCCACCGTCGCCCCGGTTATCATTACCGAGCATTAAGTCCTTAAAATTCGAAAAAGATTCCGGACGACCCTCTCCGCCCCACTGAGCGGTACGGCTTGCAGCAATTTCCAGCCACTGTGTCGGTTTCACAGCAACACGCATTCCCAGTAGCTTGGTTTCCGGCACGGCGCGGTCGCCTTCCATTTGTCCGGCGAAGGCTTGTAGCTGCCATGGGCCTAGCCAGTTCAGCCAGGCACTCTCAAATTCATGGGCACGGTTGCGTTGCAAGGCGATGCCGGGAACAGGGCGAGCATTATTAGACAGCAACAGGCTGCTTTGCCAGCCTGCGCCCCACCAGCGATCGATTGCTCCAACACTCACGCCCCAATTACCAAACGCTTTTGCCAGATAGCTGCCATCCAGTCGGCGATGCTCTCTTGGGGCGTCGGGAAAGTCATAACTAATGCGGAGCTGCCCGGCCCAGCCCGAGCTGACAAACTCGCTGGACACCGCCGCATATTCCGGCGCGTTGTTGTGATTGCCAAACCCGGTAAGAAAGCGGCGTTCCTGCTTACTGCTTGCCATTTCTACTTTCGCCGAGAGCGGCTGGCGCTCTTCCTCGAAACGGGCCAGAAGCGCGTCGACAGCCTGGCGTTCCGAGTCGCTCAACTGTTGTGCCTGGGCGCGGCGCAAATCGGGAAGGATCGCCCCCCACATTAATGGCCACTGGGTTGTTGGGGTCGTGAGCACACCGCTGGCCGAAAGCAGTTCAATATGGTGGCGAAGTACCAACTCATCCGGGCCGATCCAGGGCTTGGCAAATGCCTGCTGGTGCAGCAGTGCTGCCGCCAGTAGTGATGTGCCGAAGCGAAACCAGCGGATAAGCCGCCCTTGGCCGTGTCTCATTGCTCAGGTGTCCATTTTTGTGATGCGCGGCGCGCTGTCGGGTTGATAGTGGTGCGGCTGTAGATGATACGCGCCCACAAATTGGCAGGACAAGGATCATGCCAAGTAACTGTGACAATGTCACGACATTGGGTGCGTTGTCCGTCACACCCAGGCCTTCCTTGTTCTATGCAGTCTCGGTCCTTTGGTCAGAATTAGATATCCCGATGTCAGGCTCTGGCGCACCTTCAAACGTGAATAAAGCAAATAGGTGTCACCATCACCGCGCTCTCCCTGTTACCCTGCCCTCCGAGCCGAGATCCGATATTGCTACTCAAACCGGGACGCTAAGCAAAGATATTCCCGGGTCGTTTGCGTGGGGCAATGCTATAAAAAGTGGCGCGCCCTGCAAAAAACCAATGGGAAGAATCTTGTTCTTAGCGCTGTCATCTTCTTTGTTTAAGTAGACGCCCTAAAAACTCGCCTATACTTTAACGCCGTCGTAGTAATTGCCATGTAGGCTCCGCGCCTTAGAGTAGAGAGCATGT comes from Spongiibacter tropicus DSM 19543 and encodes:
- the ggt gene encoding gamma-glutamyltransferase, yielding MRQRLFFALLLISSSFAWASDPVIVPEAASGFSEIKSATFPNAMAVTANPYASDAAVNIMKQGGSAVDAAIAAQLVLGLVEPQSSGIGGGAFMLHWDKARGELQSWDGRETAPAAATEAYFLTPDGKPMNFFDAVIGGKSVGVPGVVAMLEAAHKAHGALPWNKLFDPAIRLAEQGFIISERLHILLERMPKVAVNPQISDYFFVKTEDGWTPKPQGSLLKNRAYAKTLRRLAEFGARDFYRGELAKDIVNAVQQDPNRKGMMTMEDMAAYSPVKRAAVCAGFREYDICGAPPPSSGGTTVLAILGMLEAYEEQNGRRADWQHGFIEASKLAFADRNAYVGDPAFVSVPVAGMVDRRYLNKRAAQITNSTVISNAKPGLPPEAEPRISAASPELPSTSHFSIVDPQGNVVSMTTSIETAFGSRVMAGGFLLNNQLTDFSFAPRDSSGKRIANRVEAGKRPRSSMAPTLVMEKGQAKLAIGSPGGARIIDYVAASLYRILALNEPVAQAIAEGHIIAMGHGVEMEQGRADTATVMRMEGRGHNIVLRDQTSGLHVIQITDQGLTGGADPRREGVVRGF
- the mutM gene encoding bifunctional DNA-formamidopyrimidine glycosylase/DNA-(apurinic or apyrimidinic site) lyase, with the protein product MPELPEVETVCRGIRPHLEGKRFTQVTVRQPSLRWPVPADLPTLLKGQQVKSITRRAKYVLAELDEGHLLVHLGMSGRLYFVPCNTPVGKHDHVDFLLDSGQVLRYTDPRRFGAVLFLEGDTTSHSLLSHLGPEPLSSDFNADYLVARAKGRSMPVKSLLMDGRIVVGVGNIYANEALFMAGIRPDRMAGKISPVRYERLVTCVKQVLQKAIAEGGTTLKDFVGGDGKPGYFKQELQVYGRAGEPCLKCQSTLREIRQAQRSTVFCGRCQR
- a CDS encoding polysaccharide biosynthesis tyrosine autokinase, producing the protein MSNQNINTSQQKSTQIEGEIDLLALFGSLWDAKVLIVSITFLFACLGVSYAMLSTPIYRADAMVQVEKKSSSLPGISEIGEMLGGESASGTEIELIKSRKVLGGAVDKLHLDISVEPNYLPVFGKAIARKFKGTEGELAPPLFGLNSYSWGGERISVSEFTPPRSEFGKAHTLVSDGEKGFSLYNPNNELILYGKVGEQASSKGYNLFVSKLIAHSGATFNIARKSRLSAIIKLQRDLDASERGKDSGIIALSLEDDTPSHAENVLNVIAQNYLRQNVERQSAEASKSLEFLREQLPGIKKDLENAERKFNEYQVKVGSVNITSEANALLEQVVGLETKIAELQLKQAELDRKYTNDHPTYLAWREQMTELSKRKEELNERTKNLPETQQELLGLKRDLEVGTQIYTQMLNSIQELDILRAGTVGNVRIVDEAAVNVEEPVKPKKALIAVIATLLGGFLSVALVLVRAALNRGVTNPDDIEAIGLPVYTSVPLSDEQRKLDGVGRRRASIRKKQKNQHPHDLLAQKNPTDIAIESLRNLRTSLHFAMLEADNNIMMISGPSPNVGKSFISGNLAAVVAQAGQKVLLIDMDLRKGYLHKMFGEEPEGGVSDVLAKRVSVADAIRPTRVGELSFMSRGTIPPNPSELLMSKGLTELLEEVKDQFDLVIVDTPPIMAVTDAAIVGRQCGVTMLVARFGLNPVKELEVTKQRFEQNGIPVKGVVLNAIERRASGYGYGYGYGYGYYHYEYKSDGSK
- a CDS encoding polysaccharide export protein; the protein is MDVRKLAACVLVAATAGCTVVPGSNMNRMNSVWFDDTPEEYTPAETDIQYIPINATVLAHLNQQAQKQPLSNAELEAAISSYHYKIGLGDILTITVWEHPELTIPSGSFRGAEESGNEVKADGSVFYPYAGTLYVLGLTTSEVKDLVTERLSSVIKRPQVDVRVASFKSQRVYVSGAVKQPGIAPVTNVPLTLVDAIDQRGGLDEDAAWGDVRLTRNGHTRNISLRSLYEQGAWSENILLQHGDQIHVPRNDADKIFVLGEVNRPQGLPMSRTGTTLAEALASANGINESKADGRGIYVLRNTGISRDENNNPIYTATIYHLNAASAVGFMLADKFALTPRDIVYVSPAPITRWNRFLSQLLPSIVATDRIGDIQNNN
- a CDS encoding capsule assembly Wzi family protein, producing the protein MRHGQGRLIRWFRFGTSLLAAALLHQQAFAKPWIGPDELVLRHHIELLSASGVLTTPTTQWPLMWGAILPDLRRAQAQQLSDSERQAVDALLARFEEERQPLSAKVEMASSKQERRFLTGFGNHNNAPEYAAVSSEFVSSGWAGQLRISYDFPDAPREHRRLDGSYLAKAFGNWGVSVGAIDRWWGAGWQSSLLLSNNARPVPGIALQRNRAHEFESAWLNWLGPWQLQAFAGQMEGDRAVPETKLLGMRVAVKPTQWLEIAASRTAQWGGEGRPESFSNFKDLMLGNDNRGDGGLTQENEPGNQLAGFDVKMLWATPWGNQGVYIQHIGEDESGAQPSRLTHVVGLNGLLAVQKHRIHWFLERTQTTAGALIGDERPNYVYEHAIYKSGYRYKGRALGASIDNDSELDTLGIDWIVPNQGMISLRYSDVALNIDGSGRAPAGRSAGEGNSLELSYEQRFGTLRAKVGYLNIDDGLQLYNYDHGIETAFIEASYRW